The following are from one region of the Ochotona princeps isolate mOchPri1 chromosome 4, mOchPri1.hap1, whole genome shotgun sequence genome:
- the KCNK4 gene encoding potassium channel subfamily K member 4: MRGTTLLALLALVLLYLVLGALVFQALEQPHEQQAQRGLGETQDKFLRDHLCVSQQELGQFVEEVATALGEGAEPGTNSSSNSSHSAWDLASAFFFSGTIITTIGYGNAALRTDAGRLFCIFYALVGIPLFGILLAGVGDRLGSSLRRGIGHIEAIFLKWHVPPELVRVLSAMLFLLVGCLLFVLTPTFVFCYMEKWSKLEAIYFVIVTLTTVGFGDYVAGAGPRQDFPAYQPLVWFWILLGLAYFASVLTTIGNWLRVVSRRTRAEMGGLTAQAASWTGTVTARVTQRAGPATPQPPPPPALEKERPPLPPALCPAQPPSPAPPEKTETPSPPTASALDYPGENFAFIDESSDTQSERGFAQPRTVRGRRRPNPVRKPARPRGPARPRGKGVPV, translated from the exons ATGCGCGGCACTACACTGCTGGCTCTGCTGGCGCTGGTGCTGCTCTATCTGGTGCTGGGTGCCCTGGTGTTCCAGGCCCTGGAGCAGCCTCACGAGCAGCAGGCCCAGAGAGGGCTTGGGGAGACCCAGGACAAGTTCCTGAGGGACCATCTGTGCGTgagccagcaggagctggggcagttCGTGGAG GAGGTGGCTACTGCCCTGGGAGAGGGTGCGGAGCCTGGGACCAACTCGAGCAGTAACAGCAGCCACTCCGCCTGGGACCTGGCCAGTGCCTTCTTTTTCTCGggcaccatcatcaccaccatcg GCTACGGCAATGCAGCCCTCCGCACTGATGCTGGGCGCCTCTTCTGCATCTTTTACGCGCTGGTGGGGATCCCGCTCTTTGGAATTTTGCTTGCTGGGGTAGGGGACCGACTGGGTTCCTCCCTGCGCCGTGGCATCGGTCATATCGAAGCCATCTTTCTG AAGTGGCACGTGCCCCCGGAGCTGGTGCGAGTGCTGTCAGCGATGCTCTTCCTGTTGGTGGGCTGCCTGCTCTTTGTCCTCACGCCCACCTTCGTGTTCTGCTATATGGAGAAGTGGAGCAAGCTGGAGGCCATCTACTTTGTCATAGTGACGCTCACCACAGTGGGTTTCGGCGACTATGTGGCCG GCGCCGGTCCCAGGCAGGACTTTCCAGCCTACCAGCCGCTAGTGTGGTTCTGGATCCTGCTGGGCCTGGCCTACTTCGCCTCGGTGCTCACCACCATCGGGAACTGGTTGCGAGTGGTGTCCCGTCGCACTCGGGCGGAG ATGGGCGGCCTTACAGCGCAGGCTGCCAGCTGGACGGGCACAGTGACGGCGCGGGTGACCCAACGAGCCGGGCCCGCCACCCCACAGCCACCGCCGCCGCCGGCTCTGGAGAAGGAGCGGCCACCGCTGCCTCCGGCGCTCTGTCCCGCACAGCCCCCGTCCCCTGCGCCCCCGGAGAAGACCGAGACGCCTTCCCCGCCCACGGCGTCCGCCTTGGATTATCCCGGCGAGAACTTTGCCTTCATCGATGAGTCCTCGGACACGCAGAGCGAGCGCGGCTTTGCACAGCCCCGCACAGTGCGGGGGCGCCGCCGCCCTAACCCTGTTAGGAAGCCCGCTCGGCCCCGTGGCCCTGCGCGGCCCCGAGGCAAAGGCGTGCCGGTGTAG
- the GPR137 gene encoding integral membrane protein GPR137, whose amino-acid sequence MESNLSGLVPAAGLVPALPPAVTLGLTAAYTTLYALLFFSVYAQLWLVLLYGHKRLSYQTVFLALCLLWAALRTTLFSFYFRDTPRANRLGPLPFWLLYCCPVCLQFFTLTLMNLYFAQVVFKAKAKRRPEMSRGLLAVRGAFVGASLVFLLVNVLCAVLSRRRRTQPWALLLVRVLVSDSLFVICALSLAACLCLVARRAPSTSIYLEAKGTSVCQAAAMGGAMVLLYASRACYNLAALALAPRSRLDAFDYDWYNVSDQADLVNDLGNKGYLVFGLILFVWELLPTTLLVGFFRVHRPPQDLSTSRLLNGQGFGSRSYFFDRAGHCEDEGCSWEHSQGESTSMSGSLGSGSWYGAIGREPGWCGAGQTRTTPLLFSQVPGVGGHHHSLYSTPQT is encoded by the exons ATGGAGAGCAACCTGTCTGGCCTGGTGCCGGCCGCCGGCCTGGTGCCCGCGCTGCCCCCGGCCGTGACCCTGGGACTGACGGCCGCCTACACCACCCTGTACGCCTTGCTCTTCTTCTCCGTGTATGCCCAGCTGTGGCTGGTGCTGCTCTACGGGCACAAGCGGCTCAGCTACCAGACGGTGTTCCTGGCGCTTTGCCTGCTCTGGGCCGCCCTGCGTACCACCCTCTTCTCCTTCTACTTCCGAGATACCCCCCGGGCCAACCGGCTGGGCCCGCTGCCTTTCTGGCTCCTCTACTGCTGCCCTGTGTGTCTGCAGTTCTTCACCTTAACCCTCATGAATCTCTACTTTGCCCAG GTCGTGTTCAAGGCCAAGGCGAAACGGCGGCCGGAGATGAGCAGGGGCTT GCTGGCTGTCCGTGGGGCCTTCGTCGGGGCGTCACTGGTGTTCCTGCTGGTGAACGTGCTGTGTGCGGTGCTGTCCCGCCGGCGCCGGACGcagccctgggcactgctgctgGTCCGCGTGCTGGTGAGCGACTCGCTCTTTGTCATCTGCGCCCTGTCCCTCGCCGCCTGCCTCTGCCTCGTGGCCCGGCGGGCCCCGTCCACCAGCATCTACCTGGAGGCCAAG GGGACCAGCGTGTGCCAGGCAGCTGCCATGGGCGGGGCCATGGTCCTGCTGTATGCCAGCCGGGCCTGCTACAAcctggcagccctggccctggcaccCCGCAGCCGGCTTGACGCCTTTGATTATGACTGGTACAACGTATCTGACCAG GCGGACCTGGTCAATGACCTGGGGAACAAAGGCTACCTGGTATTCGGCCTCATCCTCTTCGTGTGGGAGCTGCTGCCTACCACCCTCCTGGTGGGCTTCTTCCGGGTGCACCGGCCCCCACAGGACCTG AGTACCAGCCGCcttctcaatggccagggctttggCTCGCGTTCCTACTTCTTCGACCGTGCGGGGCACTGTGAGGACGAAGGCTGCTCCTGGGAACACAGCCAGGGCGAGAGCACcag CATGTCAGGCAGCCTCGGTTCCGGCAGCTGGTATGGTGCCATCGGGCGTGAGCCGGGCTGGTGCGGGGCCGGCCAGACAAGGACCACTCCCCTGCTCTTCTCCCAGGTGCCGGGAGTGGGCGGCCACCACCACAGTCTCTACTCTACCCCCCAGACGtga
- the BAD gene encoding bcl2-associated agonist of cell death isoform X1: protein MGTPETPSPAPKHTQGVTQSMFQIPEFEANEQEDSSFAEREQPPGSQRDASCQQERPASSRHHGGAAAAETRSRHSSFPAQADEDDSAEEEPSPFRGRSRSAPPNLWAAQRYGRELRRMSDEFDGSVQGLPRPKSAGTAMQMRESSSWTRVIQSWWDRNRGKGSSAPSQ from the exons ATGGGGACCCCGGAGACGCCTTCCCCTGCTCCCAAACACACCCAAGGCGTGA CCCAGAGCATGTTCCAGATCCCAGAGTTTGAGGCAAATGAGCAGGAAGACTCAAGCTTTGCGGAGAGGGAGCAGCCCCCAGGCTCCCAAAGGGATGCCAGCTGCCAGCAGGAGCGGCCCGCCAGCAGCCGCCACCATGGAG GCGCCGCAGCCGCCGAGACCCGCAGTCGCCACAGCTCGTTCCCCGCGCAGGCGGACGAGGACGACAGCGCCGAGGAGGAGCCCAGCCCGTTCCGGGGCCGCTCGCGCTCGGCGCCCCCCAACCTGTGGGCCGCGCAGCGCTACGGCCGCGAGCTGCGGCGCATGAGCGACGAGTTCGACGGCTCCGTGCAG GGACTTCCTCGCCCGAAGAGCGCGGGCACGGCCATGCAGATGCGGGAAAGCTCCAGTTGGACGCGCGTCATCCAATCCTGGTGGGATCGGAATCGGGGCAAAGGGAGTTCCGCCCCTTCGCAGTGA
- the BAD gene encoding bcl2-associated agonist of cell death isoform X2 — protein sequence MFQIPEFEANEQEDSSFAEREQPPGSQRDASCQQERPASSRHHGGAAAAETRSRHSSFPAQADEDDSAEEEPSPFRGRSRSAPPNLWAAQRYGRELRRMSDEFDGSVQGLPRPKSAGTAMQMRESSSWTRVIQSWWDRNRGKGSSAPSQ from the exons ATGTTCCAGATCCCAGAGTTTGAGGCAAATGAGCAGGAAGACTCAAGCTTTGCGGAGAGGGAGCAGCCCCCAGGCTCCCAAAGGGATGCCAGCTGCCAGCAGGAGCGGCCCGCCAGCAGCCGCCACCATGGAG GCGCCGCAGCCGCCGAGACCCGCAGTCGCCACAGCTCGTTCCCCGCGCAGGCGGACGAGGACGACAGCGCCGAGGAGGAGCCCAGCCCGTTCCGGGGCCGCTCGCGCTCGGCGCCCCCCAACCTGTGGGCCGCGCAGCGCTACGGCCGCGAGCTGCGGCGCATGAGCGACGAGTTCGACGGCTCCGTGCAG GGACTTCCTCGCCCGAAGAGCGCGGGCACGGCCATGCAGATGCGGGAAAGCTCCAGTTGGACGCGCGTCATCCAATCCTGGTGGGATCGGAATCGGGGCAAAGGGAGTTCCGCCCCTTCGCAGTGA